The genomic DNA TCACCCACGCCAGATGTACGGCTGATGGCGTCCTTCATGTTGGCGCCCACGTAGTCGGAAATATCTTCCTGCGTCATGGTGCCGTTGGTGTTGATAACGCCAACAACCATCAGGAAGCTACTGGACGATTTCTCGACGCTCACACCCTGCTGTTGTACTTCTTGTGGCAGCAACGGCATGGCGAGCTGCAGTTTGTTCTGGACCTGAACCTGCGCGATGTCAGCATCAGTACCTGACTGGAAGGTCAGGGTGATCTGTACCGTACCGGTTGAGTCACTGTTTGAGGACATGTACATCAGGTTATCGATACCGTTCATGTTCTGTTCGATAACCTGTGTCACGGTGTCCTGCACCGTTTTTGCATCAGCCCCGGGGTAGGTTGCGGAAATTGTTACCGCCGGTGGCGCAATCGTTGGATATTGCGCGACAGGCAGCTTCAGGATCGCAAGTCCCCCAGCCAGCATGATGATTATGGCGATCACCCATGCAAATATGGGGCGATCGATAAAGAAATTAGGCATGTCTTAACGGCTCCTGTTTAAGTTAAGACTTGGTTTGTTCTGACTGGCCAGCGGCCGAAGCTTGTTGTTTATCGTCAGATTTCACTTCCTGTGCTTTGACCTGCGCGCCAGGACGAACTTTTTGCAAACCAGTAATAATCACGCGATCGCCATCTTTCAGACCTTCCGTCACCAGCCATTTATCGCCAATCGCCTGCGTGGCAGTGATGTTGCGCGTTTCGACTTTGTCATCAGCCCCGACAACCAGTGCACTCGCGTCGCCACGTGGCGTACGGGTGACACCCTGCTGAGGCACCAGAAGTGCGGTTGGGTTGGTGCCTTCTTCCAGACGCGCGCGAACGAACATACCAGGTAAGAGTGTCTTATCCGGGTTCGGGAAAATCGCACGTAAGGTGATGGAACCGGTGGTTTGGTCGACCGTCACATCGGAGAATTCCAGTGTGCCTGCCTGCGGGAACTTGATACCGTCATTGGTCACGAGCTCCACTTTGGCTTTACCGTTTTCCTGCTTCAGCGTGCCGTTTGCCAGCTCTTGTTTCAGGCGCAGGAAATCGTTGCTGGACTGGGTCACGTCAACGTAAATCGGATCAAGCTGCTGCACGGTGGCCAACGCGTTGGTCTGACCGTTCTGCACCAGCGCCCCTTCCGTGACGGAAGATTTACCGATGCGACCGCTGATTGGGGAGGTCACTTTGGTATAGGCGAGGTTGATACGCGCTGTTTCCACTGCAGCTTTCGCGGCAATCACGGCGGCGTTGGTCTGCTGTGCATCAGACAGGGCAGTGTCATAATCCTGTTGACTGATGTACTTGGTACCGAGCAGTTTTTTGTAACGGTTCAGCGTCAGTTGGGAGATTTTGGCTGCAGCTTCTGCTTTCGCCAGATCGCCTTTCGCGCTCTCATAGGAGGCCTGGTAGGTTGCCGGATCAATCTGATACAGAGACTCGCCAGCTTTCACTTCACCACCCTCGGTGAAGTTACGTTTCAGGATGATACCACTCACCTGAGGACGCACTTCTGCGATGCGGTATGCGCTGGTACGGCCCGGTAATTCTGTCGTTATCTGGAGAGGTTCGGACTTGAGCGTCACCACGCCAACTTCTGGCACCTGCTGAGCTCCTTGTTGAGCCTGTTTGTCGTCACATCCTGTTAGCGCTAAGCTGCCTGAGAGCATCAGAACGACCGCCAGAGGCGTTAACCCTCTGTTTTTGTTCATATGTAAACCTCGAGTGTCCGATTTCAAATTGATCAATGGTCCTGAGTCCAAAAACCCATTGCTGCGTTTATATTATCGTCATGCTATGGTACATACATTCACAAATGTATGTAAATCTGACTCCTGTAAATTCACTAACGTATGGCACGAAAAACCAAACAACAAGCGCTTGAAACCCGACAACACATTCTGGATGTGGCTATGCGTTTGTTTTCTCAGCAGGGTGTTTCGTCAACCTCGCTGGCGCAGATTGCTCAGGCCGCGGGCGTCACGCGGGGAGCGATTTACTGGCATTTTAAAGACAAGACAGATCTGTTCAGTGAAATCTGGCAACTCTCAGAGTCCAGCATTAGCGATCTTGAGACTGAGTATCGGGCAAAATTCCCCGAGGATCCACTCTCAGTATTAAGAGAAATATTAGTATATATCCTTGAAGCAACGGTAGTTGAAGAACGTCGCAGGTTAATGATGGAAATCATCTACCATAAATGCGAGTTGGTTGGAGAGATGGCGGTCGTCCAGCAGGCGCAGCGCAGCCTGTGTCTGGAAAGCTACGATCGCATTGAACAGGTCCTCACCCAGTGCATGCAGGCGAACCAGCTGCCGGCGACGTTAATGACCCGACGGGCGGCAGTCCTGATGCGCAGTTATATTTCCGGCCTGATGGAAAACTGGCTTTTCGCCCCGGACTCCTTTGACCTGAAGAACGAAGCCCGCAGCTATGTCGCTATTTTCCTGGAGATGTGCCAGCTCTCCCCGACGCTGCATGGCAAGTCAGGCTCGCTAACAGCCTGACGCGATTCCAGGATTTCTCTTAGAGGCTCACGTTCGCGCTATTCTGCTTCAGGCGAGCGTGATATCCTGCACGCCGGACTATTTTCGGTCATCTTCTGACATCATTCACAACTATGCTGCACACCAATCGCTCGCAACATCCTGTTCTTGTATTTTTATTGGCGACGCTGTTTTTCTTCGCAACGGCACCGCTTTCCTGGGCCCGCGCCGATAACAACAATGACATCCCTTCACGCAGTGATGTTC from Enterobacter ludwigii includes the following:
- the acrA gene encoding multidrug efflux RND transporter periplasmic adaptor subunit AcrA; this encodes MNKNRGLTPLAVVLMLSGSLALTGCDDKQAQQGAQQVPEVGVVTLKSEPLQITTELPGRTSAYRIAEVRPQVSGIILKRNFTEGGEVKAGESLYQIDPATYQASYESAKGDLAKAEAAAKISQLTLNRYKKLLGTKYISQQDYDTALSDAQQTNAAVIAAKAAVETARINLAYTKVTSPISGRIGKSSVTEGALVQNGQTNALATVQQLDPIYVDVTQSSNDFLRLKQELANGTLKQENGKAKVELVTNDGIKFPQAGTLEFSDVTVDQTTGSITLRAIFPNPDKTLLPGMFVRARLEEGTNPTALLVPQQGVTRTPRGDASALVVGADDKVETRNITATQAIGDKWLVTEGLKDGDRVIITGLQKVRPGAQVKAQEVKSDDKQQASAAGQSEQTKS
- the acrR gene encoding multidrug efflux transporter transcriptional repressor AcrR — its product is MARKTKQQALETRQHILDVAMRLFSQQGVSSTSLAQIAQAAGVTRGAIYWHFKDKTDLFSEIWQLSESSISDLETEYRAKFPEDPLSVLREILVYILEATVVEERRRLMMEIIYHKCELVGEMAVVQQAQRSLCLESYDRIEQVLTQCMQANQLPATLMTRRAAVLMRSYISGLMENWLFAPDSFDLKNEARSYVAIFLEMCQLSPTLHGKSGSLTA